In Brevinematales bacterium, the sequence TTGAAGAGGATTTTCCGCAGAAGCCAGCCCATCCCGAACGCGGCGAGAATCCCGAGGAGATACAGCGACCAGATGACTGTTCCCGACATCGCGGCGGGGAAAAATATAGCCGCGAACAGGATATACACAGGGAGCCGCGCCGAGCAAGACATCAGCGGGGATATCATCGCGGTCAGTATCTTATCCTTGGGGTCTTCGAGGATACGGGTCGCGTACACGGAAGGCACGTTACACCCGAAACCCAGTACGAGCGGAATAAACGACTTACCGTGCAAGCCCATCTTATGCATAATCCCGTCCATCAGGAACGCCGCGCGCGCCATATACCCGCTTCCCTCGAGGAATGTGATAAAGAACATCATAAAGAAGATCAGCGGTACGAACACGAGAATCCCGCCGACTCCCGAGATAATACCGTCCAGCACGAGCGAACGGAACCAGTCCGGCGCGGCGAACAGGTTCAGGATAGCGCCCATCCATCGGGTAAACGGACCTGTTACAATACTTTCGAGCCAGTAGACGAACGGATTCCCGATGTCGAAGGTGAGCTTGAACATCACCCACATGGAGAACAGGAAGATAGGAATGCCCGCGAAACGGTTGAGCGCGATACGGTCGATACGGTCGGTGAGCTCGGTACGCCCGCCGGGAGGACGTTTCAGCGCGAGATGGGTCAGCCCGTTCGCCTGCGCGAACCGTTCGTCGTCCATCAGCGCGGATAAATCACTCCCGTGCGCGGTCTGGAGATGCACGAGCGAGTCGCCTGTCAGGTATTCGACTGAGGCCACACCCGATTTTTCAATAAAATACCCGTCGTTCTCGAGGAGGCGTACCGCGCTCCATCGCACGGGATATTTTAAAAGCGGGCTGCCGCCGGGCGATTTCAGCGCGTTATCGATACTGCATTGTATTCCGCGGATCGCGTTCTCGATATCGATATTATAATTGAATAATGCGGGATTGACGGGGATAGTATTACCGGACACCCCCGCGATCGTCTTCAGGAGGGTATCGATCCCGGATTTCCTGACCGCAGACGTGCGGACTACCTTCACGCCGAGGTTCTTCTCGATTATATCCGTATCGATGACATAACCCTTCTGCCCGGCCTCGTCGGACATATTCAGCGCGACCACTATGGGTATACCGAGCTCGAGGAGGTGCAGGGTCAGGATGAGATTGCGTTCGAGGTTGGTGGAGTCGACGACATTGAGGATGATATCGGGGGGCGATTCGGTCAGGAAATCGACCGCGACCTTCTCGTCGTCGGTGTACGGGTGGAGGCTGTACGAACCGGGGAGGTCGATAAATACGAACTCGACGCCCATATAATCGATACGCGCCTCTTTCTTTTCTACAGTTACGCCCGGCCAGTTTCCGACATAGAGCTTCGACCCGGCGATAGCGTTGATCAGCGTGGATTTCCCGCAGTTGGGGTTTCCAGCGACCGCGATAGTCAGCGACTTGCGGTCAGGATTTTTTGCCGTCATTCCCGTCCTCCATATCACGCACGAGAATTTTCCGCGCGATACCCCGCCCGATCGCGAGCCTGCTCCCGTCGACCATAACCAGTATCGGGCCGAATCCCTGATTGGACAGCATTTCCACTTCCTTCCCGATACGCAGACCCATCGTCTCGAGACGGTGCACTCCTCCCTCCCATCCTAATCCGCCATGCCAGTGCCCGTGCCCCTCGTGAGGGGTGTCGTTATGATGGAGGGAGGAATGATGTTTGTGGTCTATCGATGCAATAATGACTTTTTCGCCGTTTTTTACGCTTTCCAGATCGTCCATAGAACACCTCAATATTAGTCTTGTCTAACTTTATTAGTAATATATAATATTTTTTAGGGTTTGTCAAGAGGTTTGAGGGAGAAATTGTAAGAATTATTTTACGGATAACGGCGCGGTGAATTTATTGTAGTCGTAGCCGAGTTTCTGGAAGCTGATTTTAGTCTCGGTCTCGATACGTTTCATCAGCGCGATCTGTTTCGCCTTCCAGACTGCCTCCGGGGACGCGCCGCCTAAAATCTCTACCAACCCCATATACGCGGGGTCCCATGCCCAAGACATCTCCGGGTTATTCGGCATCGATATGGCCTTGCCGGCGGCGGTCTTGAAAATCTGCGCGATAGGGTCGCCCGATACCTCGGAATAGGCATACGCCCCTTTGTTCGCGGGGGTCTGTTTGCCTATCTTCGCGAAGTAACGCCCCATCGCGGCGCTCGTGAAGTACTTGATGACCTCGGCGGACGCGGCCTGATCCTTGGTGCATGACGCCATATAGAATCCCTCGACGGTCAGAAACGGGACGGCTTGCGTGTCGATCTCGTCAATAACCGGGAGCTCGGCCACCCCGTAATCGATATTGCCCGCGATCGCTCCCCGGAACCATTGCCCGGAGATCGCGAAAAGGGTCTTGTTCATATTGAACGAGTTGAGTATCTCGGCCTCGTCCGCGTCGTGGATTTTTCCGGCTTGGATGAGGTTATACACGAACTTCGCCGAGGTAATCATCGGCTGGGAGTACAGCAAGGGTAAAAATATCGGGAAACCTTTCTTGTTCACGCCGATTTTACGGAAGAACGACCCTCCCCACGCCTGTAACCACATGGAATGGTAATAGATATTCCCCGCGGCATAGGAAAGCCCCCATACGCCGTCGGCGGGTTTCTGGAATTTCTGCGCGATAGCGAGGAGTTCACTGAGCATTTTCGGCGGGTTAGCGATAAACCGTTTATTATAGAACAACGCGATATTCTTGAACGACGCGGGGAGCGCCCATAACGCGCCGTCATACATATAGTTGAAGGCTTTGATGGTGTTCGCGAAGTACTGGTCGATGATAGAACTGTCGATAAAGCTCTCGATAGGCAGGATCAGTTGGCGTTCCGCCCAGTCCCCGACCGCGTCGTGAGGGAAAATGAACACGTCCGGGCCCTCCTCGCCGCCCTGCCCGTTATTTACCGACGATATGACCGTCCGCAGTTTGTCGTTGATCGCGTCGAACGGCACCGGGAGGAGCTTGACCTGTATCTCGGTATGCGACAGGTTGAACATTTCGGCGACTTTAATGATGGCCTCTGCCTCCGCCGCCCGGTACGCATGCCACAGATTGATGACGACCAGCTTCGGGAAGAGATACCCGACGGATAAAAAGATAAATGCGGCGGTAAGTACTATTTTTTTCATTTATCTCCCTCTATCCGGTATTTTTGCAGTGCGTCGCCGATAAAGCGGTAAAGTTCTTCCATAGCGTCAGGCGACACGGGGTAATCGGTAAATACCCTGGCCGGGCCGGCGATATATTTCCGGTCGGGATGGGCGTAATGACGGTCGCGGATTGCCTGGAGATTCTCCCTTAACGGGGCATACGCCTCGAAACGGGCGCGGTCGGAGGCGATTATTTCACCGATACCTGCATCGGCGAATAAGTGCGGGTGGTTTTCGGCGAATTTCAGGAGTTTATCGAACGATACCGCGTCCTTATGGGGGTCGGTCAGACGGATGAGGGAGAGCATCGCCGCGTCGAATTGCGCCCGCGTGTTCAGACTGTCGAACGGGGGCGGGACTGGGTCGCCGGGGAAGCATCCGTTCTTCCATATCATCAGGTGGCCGTATCCTGCGGAGTACTCCCGGAGGAGAAACTCCCTCAGGATATGGAATTCCGCGCGCAGTTTCGCGCGCTTGGCTTTACTGTCGGGCATATAACCTATCAAATAAACTGATTGTTTTTTAACGTATTAAATGCTTTGGTAATATGGCGTTCATTGAATAATATTTTTTTTCTGGTACTCCATTGTGAAATTGCGGTTTTTATCGTATTTAATTCATGGATATTTTCATGTACATATAACCAATGCACGGTTGAAAGCAATTCTAATCCGTAAGGTGTTTCATATCCTTCGATCAGACTCTTTACCTTTAAAGTATTGTGATAAATTTTTTGATTCATTTGTATCGAAGAAAGGATATTAGGAATATTTCTCTCAAGTATTGAAATATTTGTATTTTCAGTCCGGTCCCCAAATCCCGTTAAATAATGGCCTTCCATAGATTCTAAAAGATGATTGAGATTATTTGCATAAGGTCCATATTTTCCTTTCGTATACTGTAATTTTAAATTTTCTCCGGTTTCTTGGAGAAAATACAATAGTTTTTGTATTTCGAGCTTTGTTAATCCATACCCGGGATATTTATAGATTTTTATTAGATATATTAAAGCAGTTTTAATTGGGGTAAGATCGGGTTTTTTTGTCGAAATCGGAATATCTTTAGCTTTGGGAGAATGTGAAGGTTCGTAAATTAGAATATCGATTTTATCGTTTAATAATGAAAGTTTTTCAAGCATCAATTCTTTCACTTCATTCCAGTTTAAGCCGCCATTTCCACATCCTAACGGTGGAATAGTTATCGATTTTATATTATTTTTTTCAATCACCTGAATAAGATCATCCAATCCTGTCTTAATATATTCAATTTTAGAAGGATGTATCCAATTTATTTTTGTTGGAAAGTTTATAATGTACTGGGGTTGAAAAAGATTATTACTATGAAAAACGAACATTTTCCCAATTTCCACTTCTTTTTTATCACATGCGGATTTATATTGACTATAGTTTTCAGGAAAAGCCTGCTTGAATTGTAGCGCGATTCCTTTCCCCATAACTCCCAGACAGTTTACTGTATTTACAAGCGCATCGGTTTTTTCGTCGAGTAAATTTCCGTTTTTTTTAAATGTTATCATTCTTTTATCCTAATAGTACCATTCGGGTCTAATCTCAATTTGTAAACTATATTGAGGATGTGTTTTTACAATTTCCCGTACTTTTTTTTCTATAATATTATTATATACGCCTATTTTCTGAATAGCAAAAAACGGAAGAAACTCATATACTAAAAACTCTGCTTGTTTTCTTCTTTTACGATCATTGTCATCTTCAGTATCAGCCCAATAATTATTATTTATTACTTCCCAATCTAAAATATCTAATTCTGAAATATTTTCATAGAAATCCGAAAGTTTCATAACTGCATGTCCGTCTGTGAAAATGAAGGGTCGGTCAAATTCGATTATCTTTGCTATTGAGGTAACGATGTGAATAATAGATTCCTCACCTTTAGGGTATTGAGGAACATTGTTTTTATGAATTGCATAAAGCATTGGGGAACGAGGACAAAAATAAAAAGGGACATATTGATGAAGATTTCCATAGGGACTAAATGGAACCATTGTGTGTGAGCGCCTATCTTGTATACCTTCATATGCAATGTCGATATAGTCATTCGAATTACATGTTAGGAAACTCTTTGAAAACAGCTTATCGCAAGAAACTATCTTTTCTAGGTTATCGATATCGGTAATATGGAATATTTCAATTGAATTATAATCAAGCATAGCCGATTACCCCTTAAATAGGTATCCGTGATCCGATTATACATCCTCCGATAGGAAAACTGTAGCGGTCGGAGTGAGGATTCGCGCCTTATGTCCGTTCTCCGCGCCGGGGGGAATCAGTATCGCGTCGCCGGTGTGATAATGCACGACAGTCCCGCGGAAGTCGATCTCGAACTCTCCGTCGAGCACATATCCGGTATGCCCCTTCACGCACCAGTCCGGTTCGACGAAGTCATGGGAATATTCCACCAGGCGAAGCTGTTTCCTGCCGGACACAGCCGCTTGAAACGGACTCCCTTCATCGGGGATTCCCATTCGACTGCGGAAAAATCGACCCGGTTCATTCCCATTCTATCGTGGCGGGGGGTTTCGACGTGATATCGTAAACCACACGGTTGACCTCGCGGATCTGGCGGACTATGGTGTTCGCGGCCTCGTCGAGAAGCTCGTAGGGGAGATGTCCCCAGTTCGCGGTCATCGCGTCCACACTGGTCACCGCGCGAAGGGCGATCACGTTACCGTAGGCGCGTTCGTCGCCCATCACCCCGACGCTCTTCACCGGCAGGAATACCGCGAACGCCTGCCAGACCTTATCGTACCATTCGTACTTATGGAGCATATCGATAAATATTTTATCCGCCATGCGGAGAATATCGAGCTTATCGCGGGTGATATCGTCGAGTACCCGCACCGCGAGACCGGGCCCGGGGAACGGGTGACGGTTGAGGATATTTTCGGGGATGCCCAGGAGCCGCGCGACCTCGCGGACTTCGTCCTTGAAGAGGAATCGGAACGGTTCGAGGATACGCCCTTCTTTTTCGAGCTTCTCCACTTCCGCCACGCGGTTATGGTGCGTCTTGATCGTGCGGGACGGCCCCTTCACCGGGTTGCTCTCGATCACGTCGGGATAAAGCGTGCCCTGCACGAGGTAATCGAAGTTCTTCAGCGCGCCCCAGAATACCTCGATAAAGAGTTTCCCGATGATCTTGCGCTTCTTCTCGGGGTCTTTCTCGCCCTTGAGCGCGGAAAGGAATTTATCGGACGCGTCGATATAATTGATATTCAGCCCGAGGCGGTCGCGGAGGGTGGAAAGTACTTCCGTCTCCTCGTCCAGACGGAGAAGCCCGTTATTGACGAAAACCGCTTCGACACTGTCGCCGAGGGCGCGCTGCATCAGTACCGCGAGAGTAGTGGAATCCACTCCGCCCGATACGCCGAGCACGACCTTTTTATCCTTGCAGACATCGCGGATATCCGCGATCTGTTTCTCGATAAAATCCTGCATATCCCAGTTTTTCGACATCCCGCAGACGCCGAACACGAAGTTCGACAGGACGACGTCGCCCTGGAACGTGTGGGCGACCTCGGGATGGAACTGTACCGCGAATATTTTACGGGAAAGGTTCTGGATAGCGGCAAGGTCGTTATCGGAAGTCCCCGCGATGCGTTCGAATCCGGGGGCGAGACGTATCACCGAATCCCCGTGGCTCATCCACACCACCCCTCCGTCCTTGACATGCGCGAGCAGCGGCGAATCGGGGCGTTCGACCTTCATCACCGACCGGCCGTATTCCCTGTTATGGGAACGCTCTACCTTGCCGCCCATGAGATGGGACATGAGCTGCATCCCGTAGCAGATACCGAGGATCGGGACGCCTATATCGAAGAAGTCGGCGGGAAGGAGCGGGGCGTCGGGGTCGAGCACCGAAGAGGGCCCGCCCGAAAGGATGACTCCCGACGGGGCGAGGTCGCGGAGGCCGTCTTTCCCGATGGAATAGGGATAAATCTCGGAGTAAACCCCCAACTCGCGGATACGCCGCGCGATCAGCTGGGTATACTGCGAACCGAAGTCCAAGATAACGATAGAATGCTTCATTTTTACCTCACCTTTAGGTCAGAATAACCGGACACCGTCGTCCGTTTCCTCATCCTCATCGGTATGACTGATATCGATGATTTTTTTATTGGTGAAACGTTCGGTGACGCGATAAGACTTTAATTTGCCGAATTTTTTTATGACCGCGCTGAGCTCGTCGGAACCGTCGATAATAATATCGATCATATCGTGGAGTTGTTCCTTAGTCGGGGTAATCCCGCGCTCGCGGAGACTCCGCAGAGTCTTGACCGCGCCGAGCACGGCGGTCAACGGCTGGCCGACATAATGCTCGACAGAGAAACCCACATGCGACGCTACCCGGTCGCTTTTTATATGGCTTCTCTCTTTAAACAGGAAAACATTCGCCGTTTTTATCAGCAGCTCGTAGGGCTGAATAGGTTTTATCAGCAGGTCGGCCGCCCCCGCTTTTTTCGCGCGGCGTATCCATTCGATATCCGCCGAGTTGCAGGTCGGGATAACGGCTACGTCGAATGTATGCTCGTTCTCGTAGAGCTCGCGGCAGAGAGTTTCCCAATCGAACCCCGGAAACCCGGTATCGATATACACCAAGTCGGGCAATTCCTTCTCGATCGCTTCTTTTATTCCCGCGGGATTATCCGAAATAGTAACATTATAGCCCTCGGAGACAAATGTCCGCAGAAAAACTTCCCGGTTCTCCGGGCCGCTTTCCCAAACCATGATACGGGAACCTGTCATCAGAAACTCCTATCAGAGTATTTTCATGATGAGCAGGGTGATATCGTCGCTTTGGGGCGCTTTCGCGGTAAACTCTTTGAGATCGGCGATGATACCCCTGCACATCGAGTCCAGATCGTCCGACGCGTATTTCATTATGGCGCGGTAGAAACGGTCGTTACCGTACTCCTCGCCGGTAGCCGATTTCGCCTCGACTATACCGTCGGTATACTGCAGGAAATAGTCCCCCTTTCTCAGAGTAGCCTTAAACAGTTCTATCTGCGGATCGAATATCGCGCTGTCCATTATCCCGACGGGAAGGCCGCCGGTCTTGAGGAGGCGCATCTTTTTATCGTCGTTATTGAACAATATCCCCTGTTCGTGCCCCGCTATCGAGTAAATAAGTTCGCTCTTTTTAATATCCAATACGCCGTAGAACACGGTGGCGAACATATTGGGCGGCGAATCGCGGAGAAGAATCGGGTTGATATGCTTGAGGACGCGCGACGGGTCCATCTTCTGATCGGCGGCGGAACGCAGGGCGGAACGGAGCACCGCCATCACCATAGCCGCGCCCACCCCGTGATTGGTCACGTCGGCGACCACGATCCCCAGATGGTCGGGGTCGTTTTCGAGGAAGTCGTAATAATCCCCGCCCGATTCGGACTGGGGCTCGTAGTAATGCGCGAACTGATAACCCGGCAGTTCCGGGAGCGAGGATGGCAGGATCGCGGTCTGAATCTCCATCGCGATGCGCAGTTCCTCTTCCATACGCGCTTTATCGCGGACTTCGAGGAAGGCCTTCTTGAGGTTGCGAGTCATAATATTGAATTTATCGGCGAGCTGTCCGAGCTCGTCGTGGTTCTTTATCAGTACGTCGTTATCAAGTATATCGATATTTCCCGTAGCGAGTCCGCCGGCGATCTCGTCCGTGCCCTTCGCGAGGGTGTTCAGCGGGCGGATGATGAAGCTCACGACGAAGAAGGTGACGACGAGCATACGCAGGATGAACAGGATGGCGATATCGACGGTCTGGTTCGCGATTTTCTCGCGCTCGGCCTGAATCTTGTCCATCTTCAGCAGGATTCGCACGCTGCCGAGACGGTAGATATTAAAGACGCTGCGGAACGTATTTTCCGCGAGGAACTGGCTGACAGTCCCGTCTTCCGTCATCGCCTTCTCGAAATTCTTCAGGTTGTCGAGAAGCTGGAAGAACAGCGCGGTATAGTAGGAGCGTTTCACGGGATACCAGATCATCTGGCTCTGCTTGATCTTCTTGACCTTATCGATGATCTCCTTATCGAAGGCCTCGGTGGTCTTTTTATCGGAGGTCACATAACGGTCGAGGAACTGGCGGAGATAAGTCAGAAACTTCAACTCGTTCTTCACCCGGTCGTTCACCAGATTTTTATTCACAAACAGACGGTTCTTATCCTTCATATCCAGATATTTCTTCCCGGCCTCGTCGGGCATCCCGTAGAGAGCGAGAATTTTTACCAGACGGTCGATCGTGTCCTTCTTGAGGTCGAACTCGTACCCGTTCATGTAGTCCTGGAAGTTTTTATTCATATCACGCAGGAACTGGATATCCGAGGAGGTCACCCCGCTATCCTTCATCAACGCCTGCGACAGGGCGGAAAGTTCCTTCTTATCGTTGTAGACCAGAGTGTAGAGCTTATCGAATAGGAATATCAGCGAAAGGTTGTTTCTCAATTCGTCGGGATACCGGTCAAGCGCGAATATTTCGCGGTCTTTATACTGGTCGTAGAACTTTTTGAAATTATTCAGCTCGGATACGCCGAATTCGTCCGAAAGGTACACCGGCAGAAATCCGTCGATATAGTAGTTCACGCCCTCGGCGTTGGAATTGTTCATCAGGTGGGGAAGTTCCTCGAACCCGCTTTCCAGAAGCCACTGGTTCTTCGCGGCGATCGGTTTACCGATATTCTCCGGCTGGGAATGCACGATAATCGTACCTTCGTTATCGACGAACATCGCCATCCAGAAACTGGGTATCGACTGGTAGGAGGTGAGGAACTGCTGGAGAGTGAACCGGTCGTTGCGTTCGAATATGGAACTGGATACCGTCTGCTTGAACGTGTTCAGGTAGACGGACATGGTTTCAGACATCTGGTCGTCGAGGATTTTATTCTGGTACTGGATGATAAAATTCGCCGTGATGGCGATAGTGAAAATCAGCAGGAAGAACACGAGTATGGTGATTTTTATCTTGAGCGTAAAACGCATCCTGCGGATGCCGGTTTTCTGTGTTTCTTTCGTTTTCGCTTTAGGACTCATGATTTCTCCTTCATAATGAATATCCCGCGGTATTACGGGCTTAATATCTCGCTGATTGTTTTAGTAAACTGGTTCAGTGTAAACGGCTTATCGATAAAACCCTTAATAAATTCGTACTTACCGAACTCGCTGCGCGCGAATTCCTCGAAATGTCCGGTGGAGATCACCACCGGTATCCGGTTGTTTTTCTCCCGAAGCTGCTCGAGCAGATACAACCCGTCGAAATCCGGCATTATCATATCCAGAATTATAAGGTCAAATTCATTTTCCTTCAAAACTAATTCGGCTTTTTTTCCATTTATCGCTATTTTTGATTCATGGCCCATCAAATTGAGGAATTTTTGCCCGAGTTTGCGGATATTCGGGTCGTCGTCCACGATCAGTATGCTCTGTTTTATTCCGGCTTTCTCGATTTTATCGGGCGGATTGTCATGGGTGATCTCATGCTCGTATAACGGGAGATAGATGAAGAAAACCGTACCCTTGCCGGCGAAACTTTCAAAATCGACCGCCCCGTGAAATCTCTGGATTGTACTGTATACTATTGCCAATCCCAGTCCGAGCCCCTTCGTATTACCGCGTTCCTTCGTGCTGAAAAACGGGTCGAAAATATGTTCCCGCTGGTCGTCCGATATTCCCTTCCCGTTATCGGTGATGGATATACGGATATACGGAATCCCGGGGGAAAGATTCAGACTGGAGATATTGGAATCTGACGGGGTGACGATCTCGGTGGATACTTCGATTTTACCGATACCCTCATGGGATATCGCGTCGCGGGCGTTCAGGAGAATATTCAGGAAAGCCTGTATCAACTGTCCGTTGTCTCCCATAATGAAGCTGGACTGTGTCAGAATATTATTCAGGAGGCGGATATTTTTCGGGAAGGTGTTTTTCGCGATTTTTATTACATTGGTAAGTACGTCCTCGACCAGTACGGGCTCGAGTTGGGCGTCTTCCTTACGGGAGAAGTTGAGGATTTGTTTGATCAGTTCGGATGCGCGTAAGGCGGCGTTATAGATAGCGTCGATCTGCTCTTTCCGCTTGTCGTCGTTCTTTGTATAACGGTACACATCGAGATTCCCGATGATGATAGTTAAAAGATTGTTGAAATCGTGGGCGAAACCCCCCGCGAGTATCCCGATAGTTTCCTGTTTCTGGGTCTGGAGAAGCTGTTCCTCCATCAGCGAATGCTGGGTGACGTCGATTAATATAAATGCGAAGCCCAGGGATTCCTCCTCCGATACCAGCGGATAGATATAGATATTGAAAACGAAGGGCGTTTTGTCCTTCATTA encodes:
- a CDS encoding response regulator — protein: MKNRKLSGNFLLISALSVFLLFVILTSFYISFMTIKIKNVEKEFRSDFERMLTHVNYILRSEKDKFELIISSPEKIPFSPMTHFKDFYSVTLDGKVKDIFKRSNQFFYYKNFDISMGELYQDLNRFKNNMVYFYGPFYSVLTKEQVIALIYKTPVLTYIAHIDLSLIPEFKEYELHGHKCYQVLSSKDGIILLDSTHSFPNKNIPMEEGNITVNSKSFYHILNYIPLLNLYSHLIIKIDPYTSTNDRFQLIFIVLMIVIIIIALVTTIAEYLLIVRPVNILRNDVLQMDLDKTLRFPDPYYEEFSQIRRSISELLKRIQMEIHIEKNLKDYYDNIINSFPNLIITMDNDENIVMINDTAVEFFGKTVDKNKKMKISEIISFSPEERDVLKKLLASSGNVTTLHNKRIMKDKTPFVFNIYIYPLVSEEESLGFAFILIDVTQHSLMEEQLLQTQKQETIGILAGGFAHDFNNLLTIIIGNLDVYRYTKNDDKRKEQIDAIYNAALRASELIKQILNFSRKEDAQLEPVLVEDVLTNVIKIAKNTFPKNIRLLNNILTQSSFIMGDNGQLIQAFLNILLNARDAISHEGIGKIEVSTEIVTPSDSNISSLNLSPGIPYIRISITDNGKGISDDQREHIFDPFFSTKERGNTKGLGLGLAIVYSTIQRFHGAVDFESFAGKGTVFFIYLPLYEHEITHDNPPDKIEKAGIKQSILIVDDDPNIRKLGQKFLNLMGHESKIAINGKKAELVLKENEFDLIILDMIMPDFDGLYLLEQLREKNNRIPVVISTGHFEEFARSEFGKYEFIKGFIDKPFTLNQFTKTISEILSP